The region AAACATAATAATATTATGCAGCAATAAGCTTAATTTGTAGAACACTCTGGTTAACGAGCGCTCGGTAGAGTTTGGTCGGACCTAATCTGCGGTTCCACACTTTTGCTGAGTATCAGGATTTTTGTAACAAACTCCAGACGTTAGCGTAGTCGGCCTCATTCCCTGCCATTCAGACCGGATTATGTGTAATAAATATCGTCACGGGCTAATTAGCTTTTCTCAGCGCATAGAGAAATCACACAAGATTAATCGTCTTGGCTCCGCTCATCGGGGCCGTTAAGTCTGCGTCCCCAACACCACATGTTGCTCCTGCTGCCATTAACTTAAGTTTCCTTCCAGACAGACACTGATGCAATGATTCAGTCATTACTGTCAATGTCCAGCTTCTCCTACAGAGGAGCGAGAAAAGGATTTTAGATTATAATTCTCTCTGTGACCACAGAAATGCATCAGTTCGGAGCTTTGgagaaaagataagataaacgTTAAGGTATTGAATACTGGTGcttgttgatttatttccacTTTGACAGCTTGTACGTATCATAACACATTGCGGTGCCAGATTTGTCTCGCTCAGAGTCTAAGTAGGTCCCGGCCAGTGTTTGTTGCTGCTAATTAACGTCTGGTAATCACAGTTAAATCGGCGTAGTAGCCTTGTCGGCTTTCAGTAAACTTGGCAGGTCGGTAAATGACTTGGCGTGGCCGTGTTCTGGCTGACGGGGGCTAGAAAGATGTCTGACCAGCATGTCTGCGGTCAGGTCTTCTTTCACCTTATTAGCCGCTATCCTCCAGCACGGATTGTCTTCCTCAACTCAGTGCGAATCAAAAGCCAAAGTTTTTCTATACTGCGTCGTATCTAATTGTCTTGATCAAGAGTTATTTTTGATAAATACCGTCTGTGAATCTGTGAGCGACACAGTGGGTGCTTAAAAGTTCAGATCAGGACACGCCCCTCAGTCGGATGTCCTCGCAGGCTGTGCTGGGTTTTTCGAGCGCTGCTGGCTCTGCTGTCAGTGCACCATGACTTCATCATCATGCGCCCTGTTCCCCTATTGTTCTCCGCACAACCTTGTTCTCTGCACAGTGTTCACCGTCCACGGGACAAATCAAATGATATCATAAGTTGTACGTGCCAGTCAAAGTGTCAATATTTATCCAGCCGTCCTGTGAGAGTGAGGGAGTGAAACAGTAAGTTATTTTGCCTCCTACTTTGTTCGTCAAGTTCTCTCAACTATATTTTGTGGATTAACTGAGCGGCTTTCATCACCCACGGCTAAAGTTTCCaacctgtctcctctcctctatgCCTCCTCTTTGAGGTATTATCCACAGTTGGGATTTTTTGGTTATTGCGGAGGCTGATCAGATGTGTGGAGACAGTAGCCTTTGTTGCTGTCAGGGAAAATACCAGCGTGCTAGAAGCCATTTAGCATCTCAAATGAAAAGAGACCCTTTTCTTCTGCTGCCTCATGCCTCGCGAGCCAAATGCCTCAAGCCCTGTTTGTGCTGCTTGAATGGGTTTAATGAATGGCTTGGCTCTGTGTGTGGGCCACTATGGTCTTGTGGGATACTTGTATGCCTCAGTCtgtatttcatttgtttctggCCTTATCGGTATCTTGAATAGAATCTAATGCATCATTTAGTTTCCATGATCAGTTGAGTAAATATGACAGCAGCAGGTctggtatttaaaaaaacactgttaatAAAGCTTTGACTGGAAAATGTTAATGCAGCAGTTTGATTATTAGTGATGTGGGAGGTCACCTGTTCTGAAGGACCTCAGATCTGGTTTTCCAAGACTTAAGTCCACAATTAGAAGACTTAACTATGGCCTGTCTTTAACGACTTAAGACTTTGTCACGAAACTTGAGACTTAGACCTCAGAAGAGCTAAATGCTAAAACTTGAGATTGAGACATGAATTGGACTAATCTTGAATGACTTGAGGTCTGATATGAGAGTTTCTGGAACATGACTGAGGACTTTACTTTACTTGGGTTTGTCTCCAGTTATTGATTCTTGCTAGTACAAGGACAGGAAACACTTGAACTTGTCTCTTGAGACTTAACTGGGACTGAGACTTAACACTTTGTCCTCAAGGACTCAAGCCTTCATCTGGACTTCTCTCAAATTACTTTTGACTTGACTTTCCATGTATTTGTCAGACTAGATCTGGACTTGAGACTTGACTTTAGATTAGACATGTAAATGTCCAGAATGATTTGAGTCTCGACTTTTACTGTaattcagagaaacaaaattgtcaattttctctttcagagcGAGTGACCCCTCTGAGCTGCCACCATGGCGCTGGTTCAGGCTCTGCCCAGATCTGCTGAGCCCCACAGCTCCGGCCTCAGTGGAGGAGCCCGTAGACGACACCACTCTGGCCCTTCACCCCCCGTCAACGCACCACCACCCTCCACTCTGGATCCCATGGGCTCTGTTAGCAGCCTCATAGCCGCACGGCCCGGCCCGTACCAGGACCACCGCTCCGGTGTCGAACTGGGAGCAAGAGTCCGACGACCCACACCAGGGGCTTCCTGCCTGGGCAGCGAGTCCCCCCAGGACCCCTTACTGCAGAACATACCTCTGCTCAAGAAACAGAGCTCCACAGCGTTCAGCAGCGGGAATGGGAACTTCACTTATCTGAATGAGGACTTTTTAGGTGACTGGAATGAGAACCTTGTTTTACCTGTCAGTCCAGGAAGTGATGcagatgagatgagagagggGTCGGGGCTGAATGGGAATATGGACGGTCCTCCTCCGAAACTGATCCCCATATCAGGAAAACTTGAGAAGGTGTGTCTTTGAATAAATACTTGGGTTTATTAATACTAATTTCAGGTATGAATAATGTCaataaattcaatatttttcaGTTGTAACTGCTTCTCAGCGTTGTTCCCTGTTTCCCTCTTCCAGAACATGGAGAAAACGGTGCTGCGGCCCACTGCCTTCAAACCTGTCATTCCAAAGAGCCGCAACTCCATGCAATACCTTTCCCCCCGCCATTGTGCCAACACATCAGAAAGCCAAAACAACCTGAACATGCTCAGCCCCACGCACAGAGAGGTGTCGCCCTCTTGCTCTGAGAAACGCAGCTCGTACAGCGGAGCCCGTAACAGTGGCGGAGGAGGTAGCAGTCAGTCCTGCTCCCTGTCCGACTCTGGACGCAACTCCCTCTCCAGCCTGCCGCCTTACAGCAGCGCTGGCCACAGCCTGGCATCAGGAGAGGCGTCCGCTGGCCACCTGGAGCCCATGAAGAGCGCTCCGCCCGTCAGTGCACATGGACATTCCAACTCTGACAGTGGGCGCTCGTCCTCCAGTAAGAGTACAGGCTCTGGGTCGATAAGTGGCCGGGGGCAGCCTCTGTCCGACAGCGGGTCCAGCGGGCGCTCCCCCGGCCCTGTGGACTGTTACGAAGGGGTGGTGAGGGACCTGGAGGACAAactgagagagcgagagctgGAACTGCAGCAACTCAGAGACAACCTGGACGAGAATGAAGCTGCAATCTGTCAGGTGGGAAGATGGAACTGAAATACCAAAGACCTTATTCTGTACTGTGAACACGCATGGATTCACACTTTTAATGATGTCTCTTGTTCTGTCTTCTCGTCTCGCAGGTTTACGAGGAGAAGCAGAAGCGTTTTgaactggagctggaggagctgaggcaGGGCTGTGCCACCAGGATGCAGGTGGCCTCGCAGAAGGCCCAGCGTGCCCAGCAGGTGCTTCAGTTACAGGTGAGAACATCTGCTGATAAAAGGTCCATTGATATTTCAAACATGCATCAGTGCACGCTCTACCCAAATCAAACATCTACTTCCTCTGCTGAGTTCATTGAGATCATTTTTGTTTGCAGGTttatcagctgcagcaggagaagaagaagttgCAGGAGGACTTTGCACAGCTCCTAAAGGAGAGGGAGCAGCTCGAGGAGCGCTGCAGCTCCTACGAGCATGAGAAGATCCAGCTGGGGCCTCGGCTGGAGGAGACGAAGTGGGAGGTGAGCAGCGAGACAGTATATGGTTCTAAGAACGCACCTACAACAGTTTCATCTCTCAGCTTCTTTAATTATTCAGCTGTTACAGACTCCAGCTGACGACGGAAACATGATCACTGTCACGAAGAcatctctgttgtttctgtgtttgtgcctgAGTCACGTCAGGTTGATTTCATCAGCAGTTGTGGTGAAaataactcccatgatcccacactgcttcttGATGTCattaaacttttgtttttgttttgatggagagccccctagtggccaaagttacaCATTGCTAGGTTAAAGTGGAGCCTGTTACTTCTATTACCATTTAATATGTGCACTAACaactaacaattattttaataCCTAGAAAACCAAccaataattttcttttttaatagtTTGAAGTTTGAAACATCAGCGCTCATGATAACCTCATTAAATATCTCGTTTTGTTTTTAGTCCAAAACCCAAAAATATTTAAtctaagacaaagaaaagctgcaaattCTTACATTCTAGAACCAGGAACcatcaaacatttgaaattaCCAAATCTTAAAATAGTTTACATTTAATGTTGATCATCTAATTAATTACTTGGCTGATGGTTGTAGTTTGTCTCCCTTCAGGTCTGTCAAAAGTCGGGGGAAATCTCAttgctgaagcagcagctgaaggatGTGCAGGGAGAGTTAGCTCAGCGCGTGGGGGAGATCGTGTCCCTGCGAGGTCAACTCCGAGAGGCTCGCGGTGAACTGACCAACACCCAGGTCCTGCTCCAGGAGGCTCACGGCACAACCCGCACACGGACGCTGGAGCTGGAGGTGTGTGAGAACGAGCTTCAGCGTCGCAAGAGCGAAGCAGAGCTGCTCCGAGAAAAGGTCGGACGACTTGAGGGAGAGCTGGTTCATCTCAGAGACGTTTTGGCCAGTCAGGGACCAGGGAACCGACAGTGCCAGGTGTtccaggaagcagaggagcacATGCTCTCCTACGACAGTGACGAGGCGAAGGCCCAGAGGCAGAGCAGC is a window of Paralichthys olivaceus isolate ysfri-2021 chromosome 21, ASM2471397v2, whole genome shotgun sequence DNA encoding:
- the LOC109644838 gene encoding leucine zipper putative tumor suppressor 2 homolog; the protein is MALVQALPRSAEPHSSGLSGGARRRHHSGPSPPVNAPPPSTLDPMGSVSSLIAARPGPYQDHRSGVELGARVRRPTPGASCLGSESPQDPLLQNIPLLKKQSSTAFSSGNGNFTYLNEDFLGDWNENLVLPVSPGSDADEMREGSGLNGNMDGPPPKLIPISGKLEKNMEKTVLRPTAFKPVIPKSRNSMQYLSPRHCANTSESQNNLNMLSPTHREVSPSCSEKRSSYSGARNSGGGGSSQSCSLSDSGRNSLSSLPPYSSAGHSLASGEASAGHLEPMKSAPPVSAHGHSNSDSGRSSSSKSTGSGSISGRGQPLSDSGSSGRSPGPVDCYEGVVRDLEDKLRERELELQQLRDNLDENEAAICQVYEEKQKRFELELEELRQGCATRMQVASQKAQRAQQVLQLQVYQLQQEKKKLQEDFAQLLKEREQLEERCSSYEHEKIQLGPRLEETKWEVCQKSGEISLLKQQLKDVQGELAQRVGEIVSLRGQLREARGELTNTQVLLQEAHGTTRTRTLELEVCENELQRRKSEAELLREKVGRLEGELVHLRDVLASQGPGNRQCQVFQEAEEHMLSYDSDEAKAQRQSSTEALQNMKAQMDRMRAELAFEHQRAEQQTGSFEEERRIWQEEKDKVIRYQKQLQQNYVQMYRRNRELELLLQDLSQELESREEDEGSGNEINFDEVAATEI